A region of Myxococcus stipitatus DSM 14675 DNA encodes the following proteins:
- a CDS encoding DUF899 domain-containing protein: MPPIKTESRSEWLAARQELLAKEKALTRMRDELSATRRSLPWLRVTEPYVFEGPEGKQTLAQLFAGRSQLLVYHFMFAPEWEAGCKSCSFWADSFNGVAEHVSQRDVSFVAISRAELPKLQAFRQRLGWRFKWVSSHGSEFNYDFQVSFRAEALARGEAVYNYGPLSNSNTDMPGFSVFAKDERGDIFHTYGTYGRGIEPVNAAYQLLDLLPKGRDEDGLAHPMSWVRLRDEYGHGA, translated from the coding sequence ATGCCCCCCATCAAGACGGAGTCGAGGAGTGAGTGGCTGGCCGCGCGCCAGGAGCTGCTGGCGAAGGAGAAGGCCCTCACGCGGATGCGCGACGAGCTGAGCGCCACGCGCCGCAGCCTGCCCTGGCTGCGTGTGACCGAGCCCTACGTGTTCGAGGGCCCCGAGGGCAAGCAGACACTGGCGCAGCTCTTCGCGGGGCGAAGCCAGTTGCTCGTCTACCACTTCATGTTCGCCCCCGAATGGGAGGCCGGCTGCAAGAGCTGTTCGTTCTGGGCGGACTCCTTCAACGGAGTCGCCGAGCACGTGAGTCAGCGGGATGTGAGCTTCGTCGCCATCTCGCGCGCGGAGCTGCCGAAGCTGCAAGCGTTCCGGCAGCGCCTGGGCTGGCGCTTCAAGTGGGTGTCCTCGCATGGGAGCGAGTTCAACTACGACTTCCAGGTGTCCTTCCGGGCAGAGGCCTTGGCTCGGGGCGAAGCCGTCTACAACTACGGGCCGCTGTCGAACTCCAACACGGACATGCCGGGCTTCAGCGTCTTCGCGAAGGACGAGCGCGGCGACATCTTCCACACCTACGGGACCTACGGACGAGGCATCGAGCCCGTCAACGCGGCCTATCAACTCCTGGACCTCCTCCCGAAAGGCCGAGACGAGGACGGGCTGGCCCACCCCATGAGCTGGGTGCGCTTGCGGGACGAGTATGGCCATGGAGCCTGA
- a CDS encoding tetratricopeptide repeat protein has product MRQLICVGLVSLVTACATSRSAQAPSAGTGAEQGRAFSEAAVTLMQAYDLESRYDDAVALGQFAGERARLLKDGGGEALILAQQGRVMSRMLRHRTGMQRPQVLEVLHRARRLADASGDARARVAALNSEGIYHYGIVLLTGQGEWAHVAGFFEQARDIAVTSGDSRGRLDALFYLGLTHQFQGQAEAAGAAYSQGLSLARAANDVLMESYNLRHLASLAEDRGELDSAISLYEDSLRLREQVGFTTGQMFALTALANVRARKDPKDAQALVLSEKALSLARAVKDPAGEREAQTSLGRLHLRRGDVPSALPHLEQALSNAETNEDWWSAVETLLELGRAHSLRGEKSLVEERLRQARTVASSRHLQEALVLVEKVERELGSAP; this is encoded by the coding sequence ATGAGGCAGCTCATCTGTGTGGGATTGGTGTCACTCGTCACCGCTTGCGCGACCAGCAGGTCCGCTCAGGCCCCCAGCGCGGGCACGGGCGCCGAGCAGGGACGTGCCTTCAGCGAAGCGGCTGTCACCTTGATGCAGGCCTACGACTTGGAGAGCCGGTATGACGACGCCGTGGCGCTCGGTCAGTTCGCGGGGGAGCGCGCCCGGCTCCTGAAGGACGGAGGGGGCGAGGCCCTCATCCTCGCGCAGCAAGGTCGCGTCATGTCCCGGATGCTCCGCCACCGGACCGGGATGCAGAGGCCCCAGGTGCTCGAGGTGCTGCACCGGGCCCGTCGCCTCGCGGATGCATCGGGCGACGCACGGGCCCGTGTCGCCGCGCTCAACTCGGAGGGCATCTACCACTACGGCATCGTGCTCCTGACGGGGCAGGGCGAGTGGGCTCACGTCGCCGGGTTCTTCGAGCAGGCGCGGGATATCGCCGTCACCTCGGGGGATTCTCGAGGGCGCCTCGATGCCCTGTTCTACCTGGGGCTCACCCATCAGTTCCAAGGGCAGGCCGAGGCTGCGGGGGCGGCCTACTCGCAAGGCCTGTCGCTCGCCCGCGCCGCGAACGATGTGCTGATGGAGTCCTACAACCTGCGTCACCTCGCCTCCCTCGCCGAGGACCGAGGCGAGCTCGACTCCGCCATCTCCTTGTACGAGGACTCCCTGCGGCTGCGGGAGCAGGTGGGCTTCACCACGGGGCAGATGTTCGCGCTGACGGCTCTCGCCAATGTTCGCGCGCGCAAGGACCCGAAGGACGCCCAGGCGCTGGTGCTCTCCGAGAAGGCCCTCTCCCTGGCGCGAGCGGTGAAGGACCCCGCGGGCGAGCGCGAGGCCCAGACCTCGCTCGGGAGGCTCCACCTGCGTCGAGGAGATGTCCCCTCCGCGTTGCCCCATCTGGAGCAGGCGCTCTCCAACGCGGAGACAAACGAGGACTGGTGGTCCGCGGTGGAGACCTTGCTGGAGCTGGGCCGGGCCCACTCGCTGCGCGGCGAGAAGTCGCTCGTCGAGGAGCGGCTGCGCCAGGCGCGCACCGTGGCCTCCTCGCGACACCTGCAGGAGGCCCTGGTTCTGGTGGAGAAGGTCGAGCGCGAGCTGGGCTCCGCGCCTTGA
- a CDS encoding type I restriction endonuclease: MGLGEDLRLLSEQVRKRQAFIKGEEATKQALILPFLQALGYDIYDPTETQPEYVADFAKKRGGVMEKVDYALHLKGQPALFIECKAADAAPEDHDGQLARYFNATLSVRIGIVTNGTRYRFFTDLQSPNVMDAVPFLEFNILGFTDRDVELLRPFTKEFFDATSIQGHAEEIIFVGKVTALINELLRNPSESFVRFLLTEVELVSGRVTRSVVERFIPIVKKSIQTTLLDMMTKSIQQEIAQPNAPNIPAPPAAPPSPAEALQRSAEAGESASLIETTALELEIFRIVQKQCAESALKQTLGYKDSTAYFAINLGKVTSWFLRAFTNGKKKSLVTRLPTEQATMLAPGFEVEAAPDGMGKSRIFFNASSDIEKLRALVLVAYEEEAKRQSSGTAEGSAPSESTPTA; this comes from the coding sequence ATGGGGCTTGGTGAAGATTTGCGACTGCTCTCGGAGCAGGTGCGTAAGCGTCAGGCATTCATCAAGGGTGAGGAGGCCACGAAGCAAGCCCTCATCCTCCCATTCCTCCAGGCGCTGGGCTACGACATCTACGACCCGACGGAGACCCAGCCCGAGTACGTCGCGGACTTCGCCAAGAAGCGCGGCGGCGTCATGGAGAAGGTGGACTATGCCCTGCATCTGAAGGGGCAGCCCGCGCTCTTCATCGAATGCAAGGCCGCGGACGCCGCGCCGGAAGACCACGACGGACAGCTGGCTCGCTACTTCAATGCCACACTGTCGGTTCGCATCGGCATCGTGACGAACGGCACGCGCTATCGCTTCTTCACGGACCTGCAGTCTCCCAATGTGATGGATGCGGTGCCCTTCCTGGAGTTCAACATCCTTGGCTTCACCGACCGGGACGTCGAGCTGCTCCGCCCGTTCACCAAGGAGTTCTTCGACGCGACCTCCATCCAGGGGCATGCCGAGGAGATCATCTTCGTCGGAAAGGTGACCGCGCTCATCAACGAGCTGTTGCGCAATCCCTCGGAGAGTTTTGTCCGGTTCCTGCTCACGGAAGTCGAGCTGGTTTCGGGACGAGTCACTCGCAGCGTCGTCGAGCGATTCATCCCCATCGTCAAGAAGTCCATCCAGACGACGCTCCTGGACATGATGACGAAGTCGATTCAGCAGGAGATCGCCCAGCCCAACGCGCCGAACATCCCCGCGCCCCCAGCCGCGCCTCCGAGCCCCGCGGAGGCCCTCCAGCGTTCAGCCGAGGCAGGTGAATCGGCGTCCTTGATTGAGACCACCGCGCTCGAGCTGGAGATCTTCCGCATCGTCCAGAAGCAGTGCGCCGAGTCCGCGCTCAAGCAGACCCTTGGATACAAGGACTCGACGGCCTACTTCGCCATCAACCTGGGCAAGGTGACGTCCTGGTTCCTCCGGGCCTTCACCAACGGGAAGAAGAAATCGCTCGTCACCCGACTGCCCACGGAACAAGCCACGATGCTCGCCCCGGGGTTCGAGGTGGAAGCCGCACCTGACGGAATGGGCAAGAGCCGTATCTTCTTCAATGCCTCCAGCGACATCGAGAAGCTCAGGGCCTTGGTGCTCGTCGCCTACGAAGAGGAGGCGAAGCGGCAATCCAGTGGCACCGCCGAGGGCAGCGCGCCTTCCGAGAGCACGCCGACCGCCTGA
- a CDS encoding LytR/AlgR family response regulator transcription factor, translating into MSVRTLIVDDEPLARERLRTLLASEPDLHPVAECADGQEAMEVLARERPALVFLDVEMPERDGFGVLAEMGPGAPPVVVFVTAWPQHALRAFDAAAVDYLLKPFTVERFRRTLTRVRERLAAPPGDLRQQLQRMFQELRPEPTPERLVVKTGTRTVLVAVDDLDWVESAGNYVTLHIGAETHLLRETMAELEGRLPSRRFARVHRSALVNVDRIVSLSPTLSGDHRLVLRDGQELTLSRTYRTRLEQVLGHPL; encoded by the coding sequence ATGAGCGTCCGCACGCTCATCGTCGATGACGAGCCCCTGGCCCGCGAGCGGCTGCGGACGCTGCTGGCCTCGGAGCCGGACCTGCATCCGGTGGCGGAGTGTGCGGACGGGCAGGAGGCGATGGAGGTGCTGGCGCGTGAGCGGCCCGCGCTGGTGTTCCTCGACGTGGAGATGCCGGAGCGGGATGGGTTCGGTGTGCTGGCGGAGATGGGGCCGGGGGCGCCTCCGGTGGTCGTCTTCGTCACGGCCTGGCCCCAGCATGCGCTGCGAGCGTTCGATGCCGCCGCGGTGGACTACCTGCTCAAGCCGTTCACGGTGGAGCGCTTCCGGCGCACGTTGACGCGGGTGAGGGAGCGCCTGGCGGCGCCTCCCGGAGACTTGAGGCAGCAGCTCCAGCGGATGTTCCAGGAGCTTCGGCCCGAGCCCACCCCCGAGCGGCTCGTGGTCAAGACGGGGACCCGCACGGTGCTCGTGGCCGTGGATGACCTGGACTGGGTGGAGTCGGCGGGGAACTACGTCACGCTGCACATCGGCGCGGAGACACACCTGCTGCGCGAGACGATGGCGGAGCTGGAGGGGCGCCTGCCGTCGCGACGGTTTGCCCGCGTGCACCGCTCCGCGCTCGTGAACGTGGACCGGATTGTCTCCCTGTCACCGACGCTGTCTGGAGACCACAGGCTCGTCCTGAGAGACGGTCAGGAGCTGACGTTGAGCCGCACGTACCGGACTCGGCTGGAGCAGGTGCTCGGCCATCCGCTGTGA
- a CDS encoding CC0125/CC1285 family lipoprotein, which translates to MPAAGLVLHGCATPYQPMGMSGGYQDSEISPGVVRIEVRGNPYTHLGTLHDYFHKRAKELCKERQYQWFLDSGSEKGPQVFFGTQVGSAVILSDTTSNKRGWVRGVVTCRDTSEKTATPPPSQLVRILDVQSGLVTHVSSDLAMTQVPRSTRWAFVSEGKVRARTPEGHLVHVEVDKLDAARTLGYRLLSDAELETAAPPALSPTPDESSVAR; encoded by the coding sequence ATGCCGGCCGCTGGACTCGTGCTCCACGGCTGTGCAACCCCCTATCAGCCGATGGGGATGTCCGGTGGCTATCAGGACTCCGAGATATCCCCCGGCGTCGTCCGCATCGAAGTGCGCGGCAATCCCTATACGCACCTGGGCACGCTGCACGACTACTTCCACAAGCGGGCGAAGGAGCTCTGCAAGGAGCGCCAGTATCAATGGTTCCTGGACTCGGGCTCCGAGAAGGGGCCCCAGGTCTTCTTCGGCACCCAGGTGGGCTCGGCGGTCATCCTCTCGGACACCACCAGCAACAAGCGTGGCTGGGTGCGAGGCGTCGTCACGTGCCGCGACACCTCGGAGAAGACCGCGACCCCGCCTCCGTCCCAGCTGGTGCGAATCCTCGATGTCCAGTCGGGGCTCGTGACCCACGTCTCCTCGGACCTGGCGATGACGCAAGTCCCCCGCTCCACGCGATGGGCCTTCGTCTCCGAGGGCAAGGTCCGCGCCCGGACTCCAGAAGGGCACCTGGTTCACGTCGAGGTCGACAAGCTCGATGCGGCGAGGACGCTCGGCTACCGGCTCCTCTCCGACGCCGAACTGGAGACCGCCGCGCCTCCGGCCCTCTCCCCGACCCCGGACGAGAGCTCCGTGGCGCGATAG
- a CDS encoding sensor histidine kinase: MSWTAESSAAASAPGAGWRLSPRGFWPAVILAGYTVLALLYGAQLFVYRASRGEPPRLGEALLTGACVWYAWAVLTPFVLAVARRIRATGKPWFVQVPMHLVPGVGFAVLALGLFAVLREWLVVEVDGGWTGAWSYFLFIASKTTDFDLLVYFSLVGLEAAVAYARRMREEAVRASQLEAQLAQAQLQLLRSQLQPHFLFNTLHAISTLMHRDVDSADRMVGQLSELLRASLERDGRHEVPLSEELELLAPYLDIERTRFSDRLQVEVSVAEEAREGLVPSLLLQPLVENAIRHGIAPRRGPGKVWVRVRRDGAKLALEVEDDGVGPPVGRTELEEGIGLGATRARLERLHGAEQSVTWRARAPSGFLLSLSMPYRRTRS; this comes from the coding sequence GTGTCATGGACCGCCGAGTCCTCCGCCGCTGCCTCCGCCCCCGGAGCGGGGTGGAGGCTGTCTCCACGCGGGTTCTGGCCCGCGGTGATCCTGGCCGGATACACGGTGCTCGCGCTGCTCTATGGGGCGCAGCTGTTCGTGTATCGGGCCTCGCGAGGGGAGCCGCCTCGACTGGGCGAGGCGCTGCTGACGGGGGCGTGCGTCTGGTACGCCTGGGCGGTCCTCACGCCGTTCGTCCTGGCGGTGGCGCGACGGATTCGCGCGACGGGCAAGCCCTGGTTCGTGCAGGTGCCGATGCACCTGGTGCCCGGGGTGGGCTTCGCGGTGCTGGCGTTGGGACTGTTCGCGGTGCTGCGCGAGTGGCTCGTGGTGGAGGTCGACGGCGGGTGGACGGGGGCGTGGAGCTATTTCCTGTTCATCGCGTCGAAGACGACGGACTTCGACCTGCTCGTCTACTTCTCCCTGGTGGGGTTGGAGGCGGCGGTCGCGTATGCGCGGAGGATGCGTGAAGAGGCGGTGCGCGCGTCCCAGCTGGAGGCGCAGCTCGCGCAGGCCCAACTGCAGCTGCTGCGCAGCCAGCTCCAGCCTCACTTCTTGTTCAACACGCTGCATGCCATCTCCACGCTGATGCACCGGGACGTGGACTCCGCGGACCGGATGGTGGGGCAGCTGAGCGAGCTGTTGCGCGCGAGCCTGGAGCGCGACGGGCGCCACGAGGTGCCGCTCTCCGAGGAGCTGGAGCTGCTCGCGCCGTATCTGGACATCGAGCGCACGCGCTTCTCCGACCGGCTCCAGGTGGAGGTGTCGGTGGCGGAGGAGGCTCGGGAGGGGCTGGTGCCCTCGCTGTTGCTCCAGCCGCTCGTGGAGAACGCCATCCGGCACGGCATTGCTCCGCGCAGAGGGCCCGGCAAGGTCTGGGTCCGTGTCCGTCGTGACGGCGCGAAGCTGGCGCTGGAGGTGGAGGACGACGGGGTGGGGCCGCCCGTGGGGCGGACGGAGCTGGAGGAGGGAATCGGGCTGGGGGCCACGCGCGCGCGGCTGGAGCGACTGCATGGGGCCGAGCAATCCGTGACGTGGAGGGCGCGTGCGCCGAGCGGGTTCCTCCTCTCCTTGTCGATGCCCTACCGGAGGACGCGGTCATGA